A single window of Salvia splendens isolate huo1 chromosome 8, SspV2, whole genome shotgun sequence DNA harbors:
- the LOC121745700 gene encoding RING-H2 finger protein ATL16-like, whose translation MSPSLTESPVGTDSSKWDPEVIGIVGLVCSIFLLFSYYKILERNCATFRVIGLLRNLEQRRRLNQHLEDFSSQLQSRGLDSYVMHSLPITQIKKLKDGESNPRNSVCVVCLGEVEQEEWVKHLPVCSHVFHVSCIDTWFQTHSSCPLYRSYVCQLDTPCESSININIYLEALNREDFHRQTSEHYQERRDPSQRVTA comes from the coding sequence ATGTCTCCATCCCTAACAGAGTCCCCCGTGGGCACCGATTCTTCAAAGTGGGATCCTGAGGTTATCGGTATCGTTGGCCTCGTTTGCAGCATCTTCCTGCTATTCAGTTACTACAAGATACTAGAAAGGAACTGCGCCACATTTCGTGTGATAGGCTTATTGCGAAATCTAGAGCAACGAAGGCGCCTTAATCAGCATCTTGAGGACTTCTCCTCCCAGCTCCAGAGCAGGGGTCTAGACTCCTATGTCATGCACTCCCTTCCCATTACTCAGATCAAGAAGTTGAAAGATGGAGAGTCGAATCCTAGGAATTCGGTGTGTGTAGTTTGTTTGGGTGAAGTCGAACAAGAGGAGTGGGTGAAGCATCTGCCTGTTTGCTCTCATGTGTTTCATGTCTCATGCATTGATACATGGTTTCAAACTCATTCCAGCTGCCCTCTCTACAGATCTTATGTATGCCAGCTCGATACGCCTTGTGAATCATCAATCAACATCAACATCTATCTGGAGGCTCTGAATAGGGAGGACTTCCATCGACAGACATCAGAGCATTACCAAGAACGACGTGATCCTTCGCAACGAGTAACAGCTTAA
- the LOC121745701 gene encoding secreted RxLR effector protein 161-like, protein MDPAKQLGQEAGEVMAESSKYRRLIGRLMYLCITRPDITFAVHKLSQYVSKPCEEHWIATEKILKYIKGTPGHGLFYSKDVEHTLSIFSDADWAAYPDTRRSMTEYCLFLGTSLISWRAKKQHTISRSSAEAEYRAMAQASCEVVWATILLGDFGIVRKRVIPLYCDNQAAVHICSNPVFHEHTKHIEIDCHTVTEKFLEGIIKPMHIRNTLQLVDIFTKPLSAVAFQGVLTKMNFKSLYSPS, encoded by the coding sequence ATGGATCCTGCTAAACAGCTAGGACAAGAGGCTGGAGAAGTAATGGCAGAGTCCTCAAAGTATAGGAGATTGATTGGTAGACTCATGTATTTATGCATCACTAGACCAGATATAACATTTGCAGTGCACAAGCTCAGCCAATATGTGTCCAAACCGTGTGAGGAACATTGGATAGCAACTGAGAAGATTCTCAAATACATCAAAGGAACTCCTGGACATGGCCTCTTCTACTCTAAAGATGTTGAACATACCTTGAGCATTTTctctgatgcagattgggcagcaTACCCTGATACCCGCAGGTCGATGACTGAGTATTGCCTATTTCTGGGGACTTCTTTGATATCTTGGAGAGCCAAGAAACAACACACCATCTCAAGATCATCAGCAGAGGCAGAGTATAGAGCCATGGCTCAAGCCAGTTGTGAGGTGGTATGGGCAACAATATTGCTTGGAGATTTTGGAATAGTGAGAAAGAGAGTTATTCCTTTGTACTGCGATAATCAAGCAGCGGTGCATATTTGTTCTAATCCGGTGTTTCATGAGCACACCAAACATATCGAGATTGATTGCCATACAGTGACAGAAAAGTTTCTAGAAGGGATCATCAAACCCATGCACATTCGAAATACACTGCAACTTGTCGACATCTTCACTAAACCTCTTAGTGCAGTGGCTTTTCAAGGTGTCTTGACCAAGATGAACTTCAAAAGCTTGTACAGTCCATCTTGA
- the LOC121745702 gene encoding uncharacterized protein LOC121745702 produces MAKIGMTTYLMLVMCTSMIFSTASAQCQGDFQGLIQQCSRFVQRPGPQQAPSQGCCNVIRDVDLPCICQHVNSQVEKIISMQKAAFVSASCGKPPARGTKCGSYTVP; encoded by the exons ATGGCGAAAATAGGGATGACAACATACCTGATGCTGGTGATGTGCACAAGCATGATATTCTCCACTGCCTCGGCGCAATGCCAAGGCGACTTCCAAGGCCTCATCCAGCAATGCTCCAGATTCGTCCAGCGACCGGGCCCTCAACAGGCCCCGTCTCAGGGCTGTTGCAACGTCATTAGGGACGTCGATCTGCCATGCATCTGCCAGCATGTCAATAGCCAAGTTGAGAAGATAATCAGCATGCAAAAAGCAGCTTTTGTTTCTGCATCCTGTGGCAAGCCACCAGCTCGTGGAACCAAATGTGGAA GCTATACTGTTCCATGA
- the LOC121743507 gene encoding probable aquaporin TIP1-2, giving the protein MPLARITLGSLAEASQPDGIKAAIAEFISMLIFVFAGQGSGMAFAKLTDGGAATPAGLISASIAHAFALFVAVSVGANISGGHVNPAVTFGAFIGGHISLFRGLLYWIAQLLGSVVACLLLNFATGGLETSAFALSAGVSEWNAVIFEIVMTFGLVYTVYATAVDPKKGDIGTIAPIAIGLIVGANILAGGAFDGASMNPAVSFGPAVVSWTWNSHWVYWLGPLAGAAIAALVYELLFINQSTHDQLPTTDY; this is encoded by the exons ATGCCGCTGGCTAGAATCACCCTCGGATCTCTGGCTGAGGCCAGCCAGCCCGACGGCATCAAGGCCGCCATTGCCGAGTTCATTTCCATGCTCATCTTCGTCTTCGCCGGCCAAGGCTCCGGCATGGCTTTCG CCAAACTCACCGACGGCGGAGCAGCCACCCCGGCCGGCCTCATCTCCGCCTCCATAGCCCACGCCTTCGCCCTCTTCGTCGCCGTCTCCGTCGGCGCCAACATCTCCGGCGGCCACGTCAACCCCGCCGTCACCTTCGGCGCCTTTATCGGCGGCCACATCTCCCTCTTCCGGGGCCTCCTCTACTGGATTGCCCAATTGCTCGGATCCGTTGTCGCGTGCTTGCTCCTCAACTTCGCCACCGGTGGATTG GAGACGTCGGCTTTCGCGCTCTCAGCCGGCGTGTCGGAGTGGAACGCAGTGATCTTTGAGATAGTGATGACCTTCGGCCTCGTGTACACCGTGTACGCGACCGCGGTGGACCCCAAGAAGGGAGACATCGGGACCATCGCCCCCATCGCCATCGGTCTCATTGTGGGCGCCAACATCCTCGCTGGAGGCGCGTTCGACGGCGCCTCCATGAACCCGGCCGTCTCCTTTGGCCCGGCTGTTGTCAGCTGGACGTGGAACAGCCACTGGGTGTACTGGCTCGGCCCCTTGGCAGGCGCAGCCATCGCTGCTCTTGTCTATGAGCTCCTCTTCATCAACCAGAGCACCCATGACCAGCTCCCTACCACAGATTACTAA
- the LOC121745703 gene encoding very-long-chain (3R)-3-hydroxyacyl-CoA dehydratase 2-like, giving the protein MYTENRDFTYKSILQSLAFLEVIHGAVGIMPSGVLLPLMQWGGRTHFLFAIVRRISEVQELPLKTTFVAWGVSEAIRYSHYALYCIGSSPKWITLIRYNAFIVLYPIGVFPGEMWLMYQVLLFIKEENLYADSLPFSYYYFVLLLLFCYPFLWLKLYLHLFKQRRSKLGKQDKKKRS; this is encoded by the exons ATGTACACAGAAAATCGAGATTTTACATATAAGA GCATTTTGCAAAGTCTTGCCTTCTTGGAAGTTATTCATGGGGCTGTTG gAATTATGCCGAGTGGTGTGTTGCTTCCCTTGATGCAATGGGGAGGAAGGACTCACTTTTTGTTTGCTATTGTTCGTCGAATTTCAGAG GTGCAGGAACTACCTTTGAAGACCACGTTTGTTGCTTGGGGTGTATCTGAG GCGATCAGGTACTCACATTATGCACTCTACTGCATCGGCAGTTCACCAAAATGGATCACTTTAATCAG GTACAATGCATTCATTGTCTTGTACCCTATTGGAGTTTTTCCTGGTGAAA TGTGGCTTATGTACCAAGTGCTTCTGTTCATAAAGGAGGAAAATCTATATGCAGATAGCCTTCCATTCAGCTACTACTACTTCGTGCTG CTTCTTCTTTTCTGCTATCCATTTTTGTGGTTGAAACTTTACCTTCACTTATTCAAGCAACGTCGATCCAAACTTGGAAAACAAGACAAGAAGAAGCGAAGCTGA
- the LOC121742966 gene encoding 40S ribosomal protein S15a-like, with amino-acid sequence MVRVSVLNDALKSMYNAEKRGKRQVMIRPSSKVIVKFLLVMQKHGYIGEFEFVDDHRSGKIVVELNGRLNKCGVISPRFDVGVKEIEPWTARLLPSRQFGYIVLTTSAGIMDHEEARRKNVGGKVLGFFY; translated from the exons ATGGTGAGAGTCAGCGTTCTGAATGATGCTCTCAAGAGCATGTACAATGCTGAAAAAAGGGGCAAACGTCAGGTTATGATCAGGCCTTCATCAAAGGTCATCGTCAAGTTTCTTTTGGTCATGCAGAAGCATG GATACATAGGTGAGTTCGAGTTTGTTGATGACCACAGGTCTGGAAAGATTGTGGTTGAATTGAACGGAAGGCTAAACAAGTGTGGTGTTATTAGCCCTCGGTTTGATGTTGGTGTGAAAGAAATTGAGCCTTGGACTGCTAGGCTCCTTCCGTCAAGACAG ttTGGTTATATTGTGTTGACTACATCTGCTGGTATCATGGATCATGAGGAAGCTCGGAGGAAAAATGTTGGAGGTAAAGTACTGGGCTTCTTCTATTAA
- the LOC121745491 gene encoding transcription factor MYB59-like isoform X2, which translates to MDRRRGRSVGVLRELIRRPALGFHSPSFRFEGGGRREIGLKRTGKSCRLRWVNYLHPGLKRDKMTPHEERLVLQLHSKWGNRWSRIARKIPGRTDNEIKNYWRTHMRKKAQEQKKKSAIPQSPSSSSLTSSSSTATKGPSFYDTGGMEDFVSKKPAAEDVYSMDEIWKDIEQNNNLTAQPITVWDFPTNDLKAMWSINEEESKMLNYDSFPFYNHHTTG; encoded by the exons ATGGACAGAAGAAGAGGACGTTCAGTTGGTGTTCTACGTGAACTTATTCGGAGACCGGCGCTGGGATTTCATAGCCCAAGTTTCAGGTTTGAAGGTGGCGGGAGACGCGAAATAG GTCTCAAAAGAACCGGCAAGAGCTGCCGTCTCCGCTGGGTCAACTACCTCCACCCCGGCCTCAAGAGGGACAAGATGACCCCCCATGAAGAGCGCCTCGTTCTCCAACTCCACTCCAAATGGGGAAACAG ATGGTCGAGAATCGCCCGCAAAATACCTGGTCGCACTGACAACGAGATCAAGAACTACTGGCGCACTCACATGAGGAAGAAGGCTCAGGAACAGAAGAAGAAGTCCGCCATTCCACAATCTCCGTCCTCGTCATCCCTCacttcctcctcttccaccGCAACCAAGGGCCCCAGCTTCTACGACACCGGTGGGATGGAGGACTTTGTCAGCAAGAAGCCGGCTGCGGAGGATGTCTACTCCATGGATGAGATATGGAAGGACATAGAGCAGAACAACAACTTGACAGCCCAACCAATCACAGTATGGGATTTCCCAACGAATGATCTCAAAGCTATGTGGTCCATTAATGAGGAAGAGAGCAAGATGCTCAACTACGATTCTTTCCCTTTTTACAATCACCATACGACTGGCTAA
- the LOC121745491 gene encoding transcription factor MYB59-like isoform X1 produces MMGKEDESMRKGPWTEEEDVQLVFYVNLFGDRRWDFIAQVSGLKRTGKSCRLRWVNYLHPGLKRDKMTPHEERLVLQLHSKWGNRWSRIARKIPGRTDNEIKNYWRTHMRKKAQEQKKKSAIPQSPSSSSLTSSSSTATKGPSFYDTGGMEDFVSKKPAAEDVYSMDEIWKDIEQNNNLTAQPITVWDFPTNDLKAMWSINEEESKMLNYDSFPFYNHHTTG; encoded by the exons ATGATGGGGAAAGAAGATGAGTCAATGAGAAAGGGGCCATGGACAGAAGAAGAGGACGTTCAGTTGGTGTTCTACGTGAACTTATTCGGAGACCGGCGCTGGGATTTCATAGCCCAAGTTTCAG GTCTCAAAAGAACCGGCAAGAGCTGCCGTCTCCGCTGGGTCAACTACCTCCACCCCGGCCTCAAGAGGGACAAGATGACCCCCCATGAAGAGCGCCTCGTTCTCCAACTCCACTCCAAATGGGGAAACAG ATGGTCGAGAATCGCCCGCAAAATACCTGGTCGCACTGACAACGAGATCAAGAACTACTGGCGCACTCACATGAGGAAGAAGGCTCAGGAACAGAAGAAGAAGTCCGCCATTCCACAATCTCCGTCCTCGTCATCCCTCacttcctcctcttccaccGCAACCAAGGGCCCCAGCTTCTACGACACCGGTGGGATGGAGGACTTTGTCAGCAAGAAGCCGGCTGCGGAGGATGTCTACTCCATGGATGAGATATGGAAGGACATAGAGCAGAACAACAACTTGACAGCCCAACCAATCACAGTATGGGATTTCCCAACGAATGATCTCAAAGCTATGTGGTCCATTAATGAGGAAGAGAGCAAGATGCTCAACTACGATTCTTTCCCTTTTTACAATCACCATACGACTGGCTAA
- the LOC121743241 gene encoding protein SOSEKI 4-like, whose product MVASSSGAGSPQPQLKSVPVLYYLSRNGQLDHPHFMEVPLSSPRGLFLKDVINRLNALRGKGMAFMYSWSSKRSYKNGFVWHDLSEDDLIIPAHGHDYILKGSAFLHNPTSAQDYTRRRNQSYSSIDFDSKSTQTEDNRRGSQPDRLTDSKELEIEISPLGTLLKADGRVRLLPEAAGHRHQHIHRGRSSMVLMQLITCGSMPFRDCGTGSDHGKVRAPRGKLEEREYFSGSIVETNKREFPALKRSTSYNADRSLNLEVAEKEKEKLKAKCRHIKTKAHSSTKKEGSVSTTDGYA is encoded by the exons ATGGTAGCTTCCAGTTCCGGAGCAGGATCACCGCAACCTCAACTCAAAAGTGTGCCTGTGTTGTATTATCTGTCGAGGAATGGACAGCTCGACCACCCCCACTTCATGGAGGTTCCCCTCTCCTCTCCCCGCGGCCTCTTCCTCAAAG ATGTGATCAACCGCTTGAATGCACTTCGCGGCAAAGGAATGGCCTTCATGTATTCCTGGTCTTCCAAAAG gagCTACAAAAATGGTTTTGTATGGCACGATTTGTCGGAGGATGATCTCATCATTCCGGCGCACGGCCACGACTACATTCTCAAAGGTTCCGCATTTCTCCACAACCCAACATCCGCTCAAGACTACACTCGCCGCCGCAACCAATCCTACAGCTCCATCGACTTCGACTCCAAATCAACACAGACAGAGGACAACCGCCGCGGCTCTCAGCCGGACAGGCTCACCGACTCCAAGGAACTCGAGATCGAGATCTCCCCACTGGGCACGTTGTTGAAAGCCGACGGACGGGTTAGGCTTCTGCCCGAGGCGGCGGGACATCGCCATCAGCACATCCATCGGGGCCGATCGTCGATGGTGCTGATGCAGTTGATCACCTGCGGTTCGATGCCGTTCAGGGACTGTGGGACCGGGAGCGACCACGGGAAGGTGAGGGCGCCACGTGGCAAACTGGAGGAGAGGGAGTATTTCAGTGGCAGCATAGTCGAGACAAACAAACGGGAATTTCCTGCTCTCAAACGCTCTACTTCTTATAATGCAGACCG GTCCCTAAATTTGGAAGTTGCagagaaagagaaggaaaagCTGAAAGCGAAATGCAGACATATTAAAACAAAGGCACACTCATCCACCAAAAAAGAAGGCAGTGTTAGTACTACTGATGGTTATGCCTAA